tcccagatagcagacactgataccgacacggattctgactccagtgtcgactatgatgatgcaaggttacacccaagggtggccaagattattatgattattgcaataaaagatgttttgcatatcacagaggacccctctgtacctgacacgagagtatgcatgtttaaggaaaagaaacctgaggtaacgtttccctcatctcatgagctgaacgctttatttgaaaaagcttgggaaactccagacaagaaactgcagattcccaagagaattgttatggcgtatcctttcccttcacaggacaggttacggtgggaatcctcgcccacggtggacaaggctttgacgcgcttgtccaaaaaggtggcgctaccgtctccagacacggcagccctcaaggatcttgctgatcgcagacaggaaactactttaaaatcaatttatacacatacgggtgccctgctcagaccggcagtagcgccggcatgggtgggtagcgcaattgcagcatgggcagataacttgtcatctgacattgacaccctagataaagatagcattttgttgaccttgggtcacattaaagacgcagcgttgtatatgagagaggctgcgagagacattgggctgttgggttcaagagccaatgtcatggcagtttctgctagacggtccctgtggactcgccaatggacgggtgaggttttatttggggagggcctcgcagacctggttttcacagctaccgcgggtaagtcttcttttctgccttatgttcccccacagcaaaagaaaacacctcaatatcagatgcagtcctttcggtcgcataagttcagaaagggtcggggctcttccttcctcgccagaggtagagggaaaagagcgcctgctacggctagttcccaggaacaaaagtcctccccggcctctacaaaatccactgcatgacgctggggctccgctgagggagtccgcaacggtgggggcacgtcttcgactcttcagccaggtctgggttcagtcggatttggatccttgggcggtcgaaattgtatcccaaagcTACaaagttcgaagaagtgcctcttcgccgatttttcaaatcggccttgccagcttctcccccagagagggaaatagtttcagctgccatacaaaagctgtgtcaacagcaagtgatcatcaaggttcccctaatgaaacaggggaaggggtattattcaaccctatttgtggtcccgaagccggatggctcggtcagacccattctaaatctaaaatccctgaacctgtattttacaaattcaagatggaatctctccgagcagtgatctccagcctggaagggggggattttatggtgtcgctggacataagggatgcataccttcatgtccccatttatccccctcatcaggcgtacctgagattcgctgtacaggattgtcattaccagtttcagacgttgccgtttgggctttccacggccccgagaattttcaccaaggtaatggtggaaatgatggtgctcctgcgcaagcaaggagtcacaattatcccatacttggacgatctcctgataaaggaaagatcaagagatcagttactgagaagcgtgtctctctccctgagagtactacaacaacacgtctggattctaaatctaccaaagtcgcagttggttccgacaactcggctgtcatttttgggcatggttctggacacggaaaaatagagagtttttctcccagcggaaaagcccaggaactccagaacatggtcagggacctgctaaagccaaaaagagtgtcagttcatcaatgcactcaagtattgggaaagatggtgggggcctacgaggccattccgttcggcaggttccactcgagaacttttcaatgggaccttctggacaagtggtcagggtcccatctacaaatacatcagagcataagcctgtcccccagggccagggtatctctcctgtggtggcttcagattgctcaccttctagagggtcgcaggttcggtattcaagactgggttcttgtgaccacggacgcgagcctccgaggatggggagcagtcacacaagtaagaaattttcagggaatatggtcaagccaggaggcttgtctacacatcaatgtgctggaattaagggccatatacaacggcctacaacaagcagagagtcttcttcgcaacctacccgttctaattcagtcagacaacgtcacagccgtggcgcatgtaaatcgccaaggcgggacaaggagcagagcagcactggcagaagccaccaggattcttcgctgggcggaaaatcatgtaagtgctctgtcagcagtcttcattccgggagtagacaactgggaagcggacttcctcaacagacacgatctccatccaggagagtggggacttcatcaagaagtctttgcagagataacaagtcgttggggacttcctcaaatagacatgatggcgtcacgcctcaacaaaaagtttcggacgtattgttccaggtcgagggaccctcaggcagtggcggtggacgccctagtgacaccgtgggtgtttcagtcggtctatgtgttccctccacttccactcatctcaaagatattgagaatcataagatgaacaagagtgcagacaatactcattgttccaaattggccgcgaagggcctggtattcagatcttcaggaaatgctcacagaagatccgtggcctcttcctcccagggagaacctgttgcaacaggggccttgtgtgttccaagacttaccgcggttacgtttgacggcatggcggttgaacaccaaatcctagctaggaaaggtattccgggggaagtcatccctactctaatcaaagctaggaaggaggtaacagcgaagcactatcaccgtatctggaggaaatatgtttcttggtgtgaagccaagaatgctcctatggaagattttcagctgggccgttgtctccattttctacagacaggagtggatatgggcctaaagttaggctccattaaggtgcagatttcggccttatctatattctttcagaaggaattggcttctctcccagaagtccagacttttgtaaagggagtgctgcacatccaacctccttttgtgccccagtggcaacgtgggaccttaacgtggtgttacagttccttaagtcacactggtttgaacctcttcaaacatttgaattaaaatttctcacttggaaagtggtcatgttgttggccttggcatctgcgaggcgggtgtccgaattggcggccttgtctcacaagagcccctatctgattttccatgtgcatcgagcagagttgagaactcgtcctcaatttctacctaaggtggtttcgtcgtttcatatgaaccaacctattgtggtgcctgtggctacgggtgacttggaggattccaagtcccttgatgtagtcagggccttaaaaatatatgtagccaggacagctagagttaggaaaacagaggcactgtttgtcctgtatgcagccaacaaatttggcgctcctgcttctaagcagactgttggtcgctggatctgtaacacgattcagcaggctcattctacagctggattgccgttacctaattcggtaaaggcccattccactaggaaggtgggctcttcttgggcggctgcccgagacgtctcggcattgcagctttgccgagcagctacttggtcgggttcaaacacttttgcaaaattctacaagtttgataccatggctgatgaggacctcatgtttgctcaatcggtgctgcagagtcatccgcactctcccgcccggtctggagctttggtataatccccatggtccttacggagtccccagcatcctctaggacgtaagagaaaataagattttaaacctacctgtaaatctttttctcatagttcgtagaggatgctgggcgcccgtcccagtgcggactatttctgcaaggcttgtatatagttgtttcttacataagggttatgttacagttgagatcagtctctggctgatgctgtttgttcatactgttaactggtttcgtatattccatgttgtacggtgtggatggtgtgggctggtatgtatctcgcccttagattaacaaaaatcctttcctcgttctgtccgtctcctctgggcacagttctttaactgaggtctggaggaggggaatagagggaggagccagtgcacacccatctaaagtcttagagtgcccatgtctcctgcggagcccgtctataccccatggtccttacggagtccccagcatcctctacggactaggagagaaaaatttaccggtaggtttaaaatcttatattttcctatcctccagcggaaaaggaaaagatgagagcaaccttttagggatctgaaattttttatcaggattaacccatggttcttcaaacagggtattcactttctttgatgcaggaaaagtgactgaggacttcttttttacattaaaataagatttctcacactactctgacaccttatcaggaatatgcagaaaatCTCTGATAGCATCTACAGTATaagagcttctattccctgtgacagagccgcatcccccctccaaatccacctcacccctcTCCatttctgacctgtcagcgtcagactgcaggatatgggccagagatcgcttttgcggacaaatgggaggggattgagacgctatttttgggactgagtctctgttcataaactcatacacaggggtatatttactaaaattcgtattagttccgatttggtgggagattaaacacgaatgacatcgaatgtgtgaatttgcaacttttttagtttattacgcctcatttactatgctgtcgtgttttgattatttacatttttcgatgtcgatgtcattcgtggttttccaaggtagaatgcggccgattttgtggattTGCGGCCGTGTTGTCAGGTTTTTTTTCGACTGCGTaatttttcggttacggcagtgttttcccgttcccggccgcgtttctttttctaagtttcgttttcgtcactcgtccgtgattggtttgattagtgatggaggagtgtctgttctcattactataaaaccgccccaaaccgtccgaacctcgtgggtttagctagtggagaggtgagaggaagttatgTTTGGAGTTGGAGAGTTgataggagtttttggcggttttgaggaggttctttgcgattgttgagtgctgtactgtgtgtgtaagtagtcttgtcatacttgtgtaaTTAttgaaaagtctgtctagttttttgtctttgtttttttttaaagtttattgtcagtgtgtgtgtgtgtgtgtgtgtgtgtgtgtgtgtgtgtgtgtgtgtgtgtgtgtgtgtgtgtgtgtgtgtgtgtttggtgtgtggtgtgtagtcttagtggaggagtgtgtttagtggtttttttttctcagtgttctttgttgtttgtcctgaatatgtcccagtcagaggtgagtgtggtagaggaggtgagtgagagggaggaggtgagtgaggtggaggaggtgagtgtggtggaggtgagtgagggaggaggttagtgaggaggagggggaggttgctgctgcggcctcgagtgatagtgacagtgatggtgctgtggctccgcagccacgcaccactacaaagacgggccgcaatgtcaaattcagctacgcagagaatatggcattggtgcgggagctgatgaaacatcatcgtcagctgtttggccatgatgctgccaaggtttcttcacgcaggaagagtgttctgtgggggaaggtagttgcggcagttaatagtgagggtgtggtgaggaggaccgaggacacgtgtcgtaagcgattctacgacatcaagcggcgtgtcaaggctaagatgtctaaggaggctaaatcagcccgccaaacagggggtggacaccccttccgagtgtcatatcgggattgggaggagcctgtgcgtactcttattccgccagaagtggttggtgcgactcatgtccgggattcggatcgcccaaggcaggatggtgagttgtattttttttttaatttataattaaaacatctgtgctttgtccttagttgtctgaaatgtcttctagctaattgtgattgtaagttggttaattcttctaatgtgttggtgatgtagttttattcACACATAGTTATATTtttgtcctttgtattgtcaatttagcaggtgaccttggcctttttctgtttaaaaaaaaaaaagtaaattgttgtgcgtgtctttaaatgaagtgtgagtcatgtgttttgcgtaatgtgtttttttttttttaatggacttatggttattgtgtgttgttttgggttgtcctttgtgtggttgatgtgttTTTTCATGCAGATTTTAATTTGATGCTTATAATTTGGCACATATATTTGGTggtagtgtttggttgttagcagcaaacaaatgttaaatacagagcaatattctggttgtgttaagctaccacggttgggtttttagtagagatgagcggattcggttttacccggatttactcggttctcaaaacggcattttattggctcacggatgtcacgtgttttgaatagccaataagatgccgttttgagaaccgagtaaatccgagtaaaaccgaatccgctcatctctagtttttagtagtataatattgttaattctgcacctttgggtatggattggttggtgtaattgtttcataatttaagtatacacacccaatgaagtcaggcagaaaagcataagcatagttttgtttacttctcatcaggttcctcatatgtttacatcacaataaggtttttgcataaacatataaacataatatacagtaatgttcataaggacaatcttcatatttctacagtacgaaagagacgcagcacagccaggccacaacccacactgccaagagatgcagatgctggcgatgcaggtaagaatttagtgtatacacatattctgaaaacacatagagatGCAGAATTTTAATGTTTATCTTAccacataggtccttcttcatcaaacacccctccactaagacgaccatcacagggctcggatagtctCCATAAGATGGGTACCAAGAGACGCCGTGTTGAGGCGGAATAtccacccgcatcctcaccaccacaacggcgcatctctacagtgtcgtcccagccaccacaagccattttggccagtccacaaagcgaggaaccacaatcccctcagctgtctggtgagtaaacataacaattaattgTAAAAACTTGAAacaacagtggggtagatgtattaacctggagaaggcataaggaagtgataaaccagtgatatgtgcaaggtgataaaggcagcagccaatcagatcctgttaatttacatattggagctgattggctggtgcctttattaccttgcacatatcactggtttatcacttccttatgccttctccaggttaatacatctgccccagtgtttgtgcacagccaaaaaaaatgtgttaaaaaaaacacactcatccttgtaataatccccaacagcaagcacatgggggtaacgttagtaagattattatttttttcagatgtgatgttggccatagcaaccatttttttttgttttgtttttttgttgttgctagaaacagctacataaatgttaagtctaatccgattgttttgcatggccaacatcaccagttctaaacatcgcccaccttaagacattttctaccatatttttaattacatttatttgcactatatttaatcaagttttgggcagaccactgactgccttgaacaatgtatgagtgtattgctcaacacatttaatgtattgtgtgtgttttacaaaagtaagcttcatacacaatatgtaaatgtagtaatttgtatttgttagagttcttcgtgttagcacattaattatggctcagagtccaacaattccctgaaacatttttgaactgagtagggaatgtaagaagccacatatttctacaaaaaggtgaCCTAAATTGTTAAGTTTAgaccacaatctatttatcatttacaacatgaatattaaAAAGTAATGCAtattgacgtaaagctataaaaaaaccaatgctaaatattgactaaatagtgtccgtcttcaaccccatacagaaccacccatcatgcccgaggatacccagcaggaaactgacttgcaggaatcgtacacactacacctgcaagcgattgatccaaaccagccaaccacgccgcaggacataacccaaccaccccaaacatcccacagcccccaattgagcccaacaccaccccagccacaaatgggcccagagttttggtccagttgggccacacaacaggcgcaacactatgcctgtctgaacacccacagcttgccagtctgccccttcatctgcctagactcagtcggaactcaggcagactgattgttcaagTTGGCAGAGTGGCAAattctatggagcagatgagggcagacaacagccaaatgcacgcaaatttacaaagaatcatggatgaccaacagcggcagcaacaagccctcatacaaatgaTACAACATAACCAATTAATAAACGAAAGCCTCTCCCGaatcattgccaacaacactgccgcaactacacaactcacagcaagcctcaacaacctgagccaaagcctaaatgtgttggcatcccaccaactaagctcaagctcaggaacaaccacaccaagccagaccccagttacctccccagttagacgacccagcagaaccaggaccaatgaatcatcccaatcctctgcacccagcaaacaaaaaacaaagaaatgatcaaggctACAGCAACAAGTACAGTATGTTATTTGAAAATTACTAATTATCTAATTGATTCACTCAAAATGCCtgagtttaaggtaataaattaatcatacgcaatatgtgtaatgtttcatttgttaatgagtgacagtgtaagttatacattttattgcctaactgtaaacaacatgagaaataacaaacaataacgcaacacaaacagaattcagacctatcaaacattttataattggtgttaggcAAGGTTAATTATGAATaactaatacttaccggtaaaataacgcataatcacttcttgccttacctgcctccctacatctgtaatcacactgtcgccagatgtttctaactcacctacatgctgactgttttcttcatcaccaacatgtggcagatgttggcgcaaacacatgttatgaagaaaacagcagcaga
The Pseudophryne corroboree isolate aPseCor3 chromosome 4, aPseCor3.hap2, whole genome shotgun sequence DNA segment above includes these coding regions:
- the LOC134911437 gene encoding DNA translocase FtsK-like — encoded protein: MGTKRRRVEAEYPPASSPPQRRISTVSSQPPQAILASPQSEEPQSPQLSEPPIMPEDTQQETDLQESYTLHLQAIDPNQPTTPQDITQPPQTSHSPQLSPTPPQPQMGPEFWSSWATQQAQHYACLNTHSLPVCPFICLDSVGTQAD